The following are encoded in a window of Struthio camelus isolate bStrCam1 chromosome Z, bStrCam1.hap1, whole genome shotgun sequence genomic DNA:
- the SLC25A51 gene encoding mitochondrial nicotinamide adenine dinucleotide transporter SLC25A51, protein MMDSEGCAPTNSKQDLSHHIKATSGKHYLCGYCAAFTNIAVTFPIQKVLFRQQLYGLKTKDAVHQLQKDGIRNLYRGILPPLMQKTTTLALMFGLYEDFSSLLHSHTSAPELFTRSIAAVLAGTTEALLTPFERVQTLLQDYKYHDKFTNTYQAFKVLKDYGIREYYRGLVPILLRNGPSNALFFGLRGPIKQCLPEATSYSAHMVNDFICGGLLGAMLGFLFFPMNVVKARMQSQIGGEFQSFSKVFVKIWLERDRKLIHLFRGAHLNYHRSVLSWGIINATYEFLLKLL, encoded by the coding sequence ATGATGGATTCAGAAGGTTGTGCCCCAACAAATTCAAAGCAAGATCTAAGCCATCACATAAAGGCTACATCTGGTAAACATTATCTTTGTGGCTATTGTGCTGCCTTCACAAATATAGCAGTCACTTTTCCCATCCAGAAGGTCCTCTTTCGTCAACAGCTGTATGGCTTGAAAACAAAGGACGCAGTACATCAGTTACAGAAAGATGGAATTCGAAATCTCTATCGTGGCATCCTTCCGCCGTTAATGCAGAAAACGACTACTCTGGCTCTAATGTTTGGGTTGTATGAAGATTTCTCCTCACTGCTCCATAGCCACACAAGTGCTCCTGAGCTCTTCACCCGTAGCATAGCGGCAGTGCTTGCAGGGACCACTGAAGCTCTTCTTACACCTTTTGAGCGAGTTCAAACTTTGCTTCAGGACTACAAATATCATGACAAATTTACAAACACTTACCAGGCTTTCAAGGTACTGAAAGACTATGGGATTAGAGAATACTATCGAGGATTGGTACCTATTCTGCTCCGAAATGGACCCAGTAATGCACTCTTCTTTGGCCTACGCGGACCCATCAAACAGTGTCTGCCCGAAGCAACTTCTTACAGCGCTCATATGGTCAATGACTTCATCTGCGGTGGGCTGTTGGGTGCGATGCTGGGATTCTTATTTTTCCCAATGAACGTTGTAAAAGCTCGCATGCAATCTCAAATTGGTGGTGAATTTCAGTCTTTCTCGAAAGTTTTTGTGAAGATCTGGCTAGAACGTGATAGGAAACTGATCCATCTTTTCAGAGGAGCCCATCTGAATTACCATCGTTCTGTCCTGTCCTGGGGCATAATCAATGCAACTTATGAATTCCTGCTAAAGCTGTTATGA